The following coding sequences are from one Pelomicrobium methylotrophicum window:
- the lgt gene encoding prolipoprotein diacylglyceryl transferase — protein MLVHPQFDPVALQLGPLAVRWYGLMYLVGFLGGLWLGKVRARTRPELGFSAKMMDDLLFYVVLGVILGGRLGYVLFYKPADYLANPLHILYLWEGGMSFHGGLLGVIFALWLFARRRGLAWFTVTDFIAPLVPIGLGAGRIGNFINGELWGRPTSVPWAMVFPHVDAVPRHPSQLYEFALEGVALFALLWWFSARPRPVGAVSALFLMGYGVFRFLAEFTREPDAFLGFLALGLTMGQWLSIPMILGGVALWVWAYKRPGAPVGRP, from the coding sequence GTGCTCGTCCATCCCCAGTTCGATCCCGTCGCCCTCCAGCTCGGGCCGCTGGCCGTGCGCTGGTACGGGCTCATGTACCTGGTGGGGTTTCTCGGAGGGCTTTGGCTCGGCAAGGTCCGTGCGCGCACCCGGCCGGAGCTGGGCTTCAGCGCCAAGATGATGGACGATTTGCTCTTCTACGTGGTGCTCGGCGTTATCCTGGGCGGCCGGCTCGGGTACGTCCTGTTCTATAAGCCCGCCGACTATCTCGCCAACCCCCTGCACATCCTTTACCTGTGGGAGGGGGGCATGTCGTTTCACGGCGGCCTCCTGGGCGTGATCTTCGCCCTGTGGCTGTTCGCGCGACGCCGCGGGCTCGCCTGGTTTACTGTCACCGACTTCATCGCACCGCTGGTGCCCATCGGCCTCGGCGCGGGTCGCATCGGCAACTTCATCAACGGCGAGCTGTGGGGCCGGCCCACGAGCGTGCCGTGGGCGATGGTGTTCCCGCACGTGGACGCGGTGCCCCGGCATCCCTCCCAGCTCTACGAATTCGCCTTGGAAGGGGTGGCGCTGTTCGCGCTGCTCTGGTGGTTCTCGGCCCGGCCGCGGCCAGTGGGTGCCGTGTCGGCTCTGTTCTTGATGGGCTACGGCGTTTTCCGCTTCCTCGCGGAATTCACCCGGGAACCCGACGCCTTCCTGGGCTTCCTGGCCTTAGGGCTTACCATGGGGCAGTGGCTGAGCATTCCGATGATCCTGGGCGGCGTGGCGCTGTGGGTCTGGGCATATAAACGCCCCGGCGCTCCGGTGGGCCGCCCGTAG
- the ilvD gene encoding dihydroxy-acid dehydratase translates to MPNNLRSRIITQGVERSPNRAMLRAVGFRDEDFDKPIVGIANGHSTMNPCNAGLQPLALRAEAALKEAGAMPQMFGVPTVTDGISMGTEGMKYSLVSREVIADAIETAVQSQFMDGVLVLGACDKNMPGGMMAILRMNVPAIYCYGGTIKPGKWKGQDLTIVSAFEAVGAYTHGKMSEEDFVGVEKNACPTFGACGGMYTANTMSSAFEALGMSLPYSSTMANPDPEKADSVAESARVLVEAIKKQILPRQIVTRESIENAVALIMAVGGSTNAVLHFLAIAHAAEVEWTLDDFERVRQKVPVLCDLKPSGRYVTTQFHQAGGVPQVLKMLLNAGLLHGDCLTVTGKTIGELLERVPDRPPAGQDVIRPFDNPLYPQGHLAILKGNLATEGCVAKITGLKKTSITGPARVFDSEPEAMAAIVGGKIRPGDVIVIRYEGPKGGPGMREMLSPTSALIGAGLGESVGLITDGRFSGGTWGMVVGHVAPEAAVGGTIALVEEGDSITIDAERRLIQLNVPDEELEQRRSRWQPPKPRYTRGVLAKYAKLVSSASRGAVTD, encoded by the coding sequence GTGCCCAACAATCTACGCAGCCGAATCATCACCCAGGGCGTCGAGCGCAGCCCCAACCGGGCCATGCTTCGAGCCGTGGGCTTCCGCGACGAAGACTTCGACAAGCCCATCGTGGGCATCGCCAACGGCCACAGCACCATGAACCCCTGCAACGCCGGCCTGCAGCCGCTCGCCCTGCGGGCGGAGGCGGCGCTCAAGGAGGCGGGCGCCATGCCCCAGATGTTCGGCGTGCCGACGGTGACCGACGGCATCTCCATGGGCACCGAGGGCATGAAGTACTCGCTCGTCTCCCGCGAGGTGATTGCCGATGCGATCGAAACCGCGGTGCAAAGCCAGTTCATGGACGGCGTGCTGGTGCTGGGCGCCTGCGACAAGAACATGCCCGGCGGCATGATGGCGATCCTGCGCATGAACGTGCCGGCCATCTACTGCTACGGCGGCACCATCAAGCCCGGCAAGTGGAAGGGACAGGATCTCACCATCGTTTCCGCCTTCGAGGCGGTGGGCGCCTACACCCACGGCAAGATGTCGGAGGAGGACTTCGTCGGCGTGGAGAAGAACGCCTGTCCCACCTTCGGCGCCTGCGGCGGAATGTATACCGCCAACACCATGTCGAGCGCATTCGAGGCGCTGGGCATGAGCCTGCCCTACTCCTCCACCATGGCGAACCCCGACCCCGAGAAGGCCGACAGCGTGGCCGAGTCGGCGCGGGTGCTGGTGGAGGCGATCAAAAAGCAGATCCTGCCGCGGCAAATCGTGACCCGCGAATCGATCGAGAACGCGGTCGCCCTCATTATGGCGGTGGGCGGCTCCACCAACGCGGTGCTGCACTTCCTCGCCATCGCCCACGCGGCGGAGGTGGAGTGGACCCTGGACGACTTCGAGCGGGTGCGCCAGAAAGTGCCGGTGCTGTGCGACCTGAAGCCCTCCGGCCGCTACGTCACGACCCAGTTCCACCAGGCAGGCGGCGTGCCCCAGGTGCTGAAGATGCTGCTCAACGCGGGGCTCCTGCACGGCGACTGCCTCACCGTCACCGGCAAGACCATCGGCGAGCTGCTGGAGCGGGTGCCGGACCGGCCGCCCGCCGGGCAGGACGTGATCCGGCCCTTCGACAACCCCCTCTATCCCCAGGGGCATCTCGCGATCCTCAAGGGGAATCTCGCCACCGAAGGTTGCGTGGCCAAGATCACCGGCCTCAAAAAAACCTCCATCACCGGCCCGGCGCGGGTCTTCGATTCCGAGCCCGAGGCCATGGCCGCCATCGTCGGCGGCAAGATCCGCCCCGGGGACGTGATCGTGATCCGCTACGAAGGGCCCAAGGGCGGGCCCGGCATGCGGGAGATGCTCTCGCCCACCTCCGCCCTGATCGGTGCGGGCTTGGGCGAGTCGGTGGGACTGATTACCGACGGGCGATTCTCCGGCGGCACCTGGGGCATGGTGGTCGGCCACGTGGCGCCTGAGGCCGCCGTCGGCGGTACCATCGCCCTGGTGGAGGAAGGCGACTCCATCACCATTGACGCCGAGCGACGGCTCATCCAGCTCAACGTGCCCGACGAAGAGCTCGAGCAGCGGCGCAGCCGCTGGCAGCCACCAAAGCCGCGCTACACACGCGGGGTGCTGGCCAAGTACGCGAAGCTCGTCTCCTCCGCCAGCCGCGGCGCCGTCACGGATTGA
- a CDS encoding PA2779 family protein, translating into MIHTLNRLIAAILIVCTAALGIPMPAQAGIVATADVAASAERDRVKSFLDRQDVRAQLQAMGIDAAAAQERVAALTDEEARELAARIDALPAGGDGVGSVVGALVLVFIILLITDLLGWTKVFPFTRTIR; encoded by the coding sequence ATGATACACACGCTTAACCGCCTTATCGCCGCCATCCTCATCGTTTGCACGGCGGCGCTTGGTATTCCCATGCCCGCCCAGGCGGGCATCGTGGCCACCGCCGACGTGGCCGCCTCCGCGGAACGGGACCGGGTGAAAAGCTTCCTCGACCGGCAGGACGTCCGCGCTCAGCTCCAGGCCATGGGGATCGATGCAGCCGCGGCCCAGGAGCGCGTCGCCGCGCTCACCGACGAGGAAGCCCGCGAGCTCGCGGCGCGCATCGACGCCCTGCCGGCGGGCGGCGACGGCGTGGGCTCGGTGGTCGGCGCCCTGGTGCTGGTCTTCATCATTTTGCTCATCACCGACCTGCTCGGTTGGACCAAGGTTTTCCCCTTTACGCGCACGATCAGGTAA
- a CDS encoding PA2778 family cysteine peptidase, with translation MLFLAHLLAGCAAPQTAALREARPADLPARAELTSVPFYPQERYQCGPAALATALVHAGVETSAERLVPLVYLPARQGSLQAEMLAATRRHGLIAYPLAPRIEDVLREVAAGTPVVVLQNLALDPWPRWHYAVVVGYDQSREEIVLRSGTTRRLVMTWSAFERTWARSRHWAMVAVPPDRLPATAEEERYVAAALALEGVDPSAAHRAYATALERWPRNLAARIGLGNTAYAQGDLLAAEAAYRQATRDHPQSADAWNNLAQALVELGRKSEALAAAQRAVALGGPRLPRYRATLQAIDSAP, from the coding sequence GTGCTTTTTCTCGCTCACCTTCTCGCTGGCTGCGCAGCGCCGCAAACCGCGGCGCTGCGCGAAGCGCGGCCGGCTGACTTGCCGGCACGCGCAGAGCTCACGAGCGTCCCCTTCTACCCCCAGGAGCGCTACCAGTGCGGGCCCGCGGCGCTGGCCACGGCGTTGGTCCACGCCGGCGTCGAGACCTCGGCCGAGCGTCTCGTGCCCCTGGTGTACCTGCCGGCGCGGCAAGGGTCGTTGCAGGCAGAGATGCTGGCGGCCACCCGCCGGCACGGGCTTATCGCCTATCCGCTCGCGCCCAGGATCGAGGATGTGCTGCGGGAAGTGGCCGCCGGCACCCCGGTGGTGGTGCTGCAGAACCTGGCGTTGGACCCCTGGCCCCGATGGCACTACGCTGTCGTCGTGGGCTACGACCAGTCCAGGGAAGAGATCGTGCTGCGCTCCGGCACCACCCGCCGTCTGGTGATGACGTGGAGCGCCTTCGAGCGCACCTGGGCCCGGAGCCGCCATTGGGCCATGGTGGCTGTTCCCCCTGACCGTCTCCCCGCCACCGCCGAGGAAGAGCGCTACGTGGCGGCCGCCCTGGCGCTCGAAGGCGTCGATCCGTCCGCGGCTCACCGCGCCTACGCCACAGCGCTCGAGCGCTGGCCGCGGAACCTTGCCGCGCGTATCGGGCTTGGAAACACCGCCTACGCCCAGGGCGATCTCCTCGCAGCGGAAGCGGCGTATCGGCAGGCGACCCGGGATCACCCTCAGTCGGCCGACGCCTGGAACAATCTGGCCCAAGCCCTGGTCGAGCTGGGGAGGAAGTCCGAAGCCCTGGCCGCCGCCCAGCGCGCGGTAGCGTTGGGCGGCCCGCGGCTGCCCCGCTATCGCGCCACGTTGCAGGCGATCGACAGCGCGCCGTAA
- a CDS encoding thioredoxin domain-containing protein, whose protein sequence is MPNRLANAASPYLRQHADNPVDWYPWCEEALARARAEDKPILLSIGYSACHWCHVMAHESFEDPEVAALMNRHYVNIKVDREERPDLDQIYQTAHAMLTGRSGGWPLTVFLMPDDHTPFFAGTYFPKTTRYNLPGFKDILTRVAEVYHAQKEAIRQQNAALLEALSRTLPARTASRPAMDRALIRRAIGELAAIFDEIHGGFGTAPKFPHPAELELCLSRHGTGEAETGVEMARLTLTRMAEGGIYDQLGGGFCRYSVDQFWTIPHFEKMLYDNGPLLALYADAWLATRESLYEQVVAETAAWVMREMQSPEGGYYATLDADAEHEEGKFYVWDREEVAALLTEQEYAVVAPHYGFDRPPNFEGKHWHPRVAKSLKLVAEQTGLPLARCRELLASARRKLFEHRERRVHPGRDEKILTSWNGLMIRGMARAGRVFRRCEWIASARAAADFLREHQWRDGRLLAAHKDGTSYLNAYLDDYAFLLDGLLELLQAEFRPEDLAFARELAEALLAHFEDPEHGGFFFVSNDHEPLILRPKPGPDQATPSGNGIAALALTRLGHLLGENRYLEAAERTLALFYPAMERQPSAFSSLLRAMEEHIAPPTVVILRGEAAERIRWQAVLDEVYAPHRLVLSIGDYPDLPPTLRRPVTAKVNAWVCEGVQCLPAITDVEELRRVCNPRKIV, encoded by the coding sequence ATGCCTAACCGCCTCGCCAACGCCGCCAGCCCTTATCTTCGCCAGCACGCCGACAATCCGGTGGATTGGTACCCCTGGTGCGAAGAAGCCCTCGCCCGGGCCCGCGCCGAGGACAAACCTATCCTGCTGTCGATCGGCTATTCCGCCTGCCACTGGTGCCACGTGATGGCCCATGAGTCGTTTGAGGACCCGGAGGTGGCAGCGCTCATGAACCGGCACTACGTGAACATCAAGGTGGACCGGGAAGAGCGCCCCGACCTGGACCAGATCTATCAGACGGCGCACGCCATGCTCACCGGTCGCAGCGGCGGCTGGCCCCTCACGGTGTTCCTGATGCCCGACGATCACACGCCTTTTTTCGCCGGGACCTACTTTCCCAAGACGACCCGCTACAACCTGCCGGGCTTCAAGGACATCCTCACCCGGGTGGCCGAGGTCTACCACGCCCAGAAGGAAGCGATCCGCCAGCAGAACGCGGCGCTGCTTGAAGCGCTCTCCCGCACCCTGCCTGCCCGCACCGCCAGCCGCCCGGCCATGGACCGGGCTCTCATCCGCCGGGCGATCGGGGAGCTTGCCGCGATTTTCGACGAGATCCACGGCGGCTTCGGCACCGCGCCCAAGTTTCCCCACCCCGCCGAGCTCGAGCTTTGCCTCTCGCGCCACGGCACGGGGGAGGCGGAGACGGGCGTGGAGATGGCGCGCCTGACCCTCACCCGCATGGCCGAGGGCGGGATCTACGACCAATTGGGCGGCGGCTTCTGCCGCTACAGCGTGGACCAGTTCTGGACCATCCCCCACTTCGAGAAAATGCTCTACGACAACGGGCCTCTGCTCGCGCTGTACGCCGACGCCTGGCTCGCCACCCGGGAATCCCTGTACGAGCAGGTGGTGGCCGAGACTGCTGCCTGGGTGATGCGGGAGATGCAGTCGCCCGAAGGCGGCTATTACGCCACCCTCGACGCCGACGCCGAGCACGAGGAAGGCAAGTTCTACGTGTGGGACCGGGAGGAAGTCGCTGCCCTGTTGACCGAGCAGGAATACGCCGTGGTGGCCCCCCACTACGGCTTCGACCGCCCCCCCAATTTCGAGGGCAAGCACTGGCACCCGCGAGTCGCCAAGAGCCTGAAGCTCGTCGCGGAGCAGACGGGCCTGCCCCTCGCCCGCTGCCGTGAGCTGCTGGCCTCGGCCCGCAGGAAACTCTTCGAGCATCGCGAGCGGCGGGTCCATCCGGGCCGCGACGAGAAGATCCTCACGAGTTGGAACGGCCTCATGATCCGGGGCATGGCCCGGGCCGGGCGGGTGTTCCGCCGCTGCGAGTGGATCGCCTCGGCGCGAGCGGCGGCGGACTTCCTGCGTGAGCACCAGTGGCGGGACGGACGGCTGCTGGCCGCCCACAAAGACGGAACCTCCTACCTGAACGCCTATCTGGATGACTATGCGTTCCTGCTCGACGGACTTCTGGAGCTGTTGCAGGCCGAGTTCCGCCCCGAGGACTTGGCGTTCGCCCGCGAGCTGGCGGAGGCACTGCTCGCCCACTTCGAGGACCCCGAGCATGGCGGCTTCTTCTTCGTGAGCAATGATCACGAGCCGCTGATCCTTCGGCCCAAGCCCGGACCCGATCAGGCCACGCCCTCCGGCAACGGCATCGCGGCGCTCGCGCTCACGCGGCTCGGTCACCTGCTGGGCGAGAACCGCTATCTGGAAGCCGCGGAGCGGACCCTGGCGCTCTTCTATCCCGCCATGGAACGCCAGCCGAGCGCCTTCTCTTCGCTTCTGCGGGCCATGGAAGAGCACATCGCGCCGCCCACCGTGGTGATCCTGCGAGGGGAGGCCGCCGAGCGCATCCGTTGGCAGGCGGTGCTGGACGAAGTGTACGCGCCCCACCGGCTCGTGCTGTCCATCGGCGATTATCCGGACCTTCCGCCCACGCTGAGGCGCCCGGTCACCGCGAAGGTCAACGCCTGGGTATGCGAAGGCGTTCAGTGCTTACCCGCGATCACCGACGTGGAAGAGCTGCGCCGCGTTTGCAACCCGCGCAAGATCGTTTAA
- a CDS encoding c-type cytochrome has translation MKSVWIGFLGAAAILAAGVAQAQEAKELAQKSGCLACHAEDKKLVGPSMKEIAAKYKGQKDAVAKLSEKVKKGGAGVWGQIPMPPHPHLKDEDIKKMVEWYLAHK, from the coding sequence ATGAAGAGTGTATGGATCGGATTTCTCGGCGCCGCGGCCATCCTCGCGGCTGGTGTCGCCCAAGCCCAGGAGGCCAAGGAGCTCGCGCAGAAAAGCGGCTGCCTCGCCTGTCACGCCGAGGATAAGAAGCTGGTGGGCCCGTCCATGAAGGAGATCGCGGCCAAATACAAGGGCCAGAAGGACGCCGTCGCCAAGCTCTCGGAAAAGGTGAAGAAAGGCGGCGCCGGCGTGTGGGGCCAGATACCCATGCCCCCTCATCCGCATCTGAAGGACGAGGACATCAAAAAGATGGTGGAGTGGTACCTCGCCCACAAGTGA
- a CDS encoding branched-chain amino acid ABC transporter substrate-binding protein — protein MRKAHLLRLLVIAMAVLGLAACGKKEEAPPSPAQAPAPPPAQEVVAKIGLAAPLTGPQAHIGQDIKNGAQLAIDDLNARGVEIGGKRVKFELVAEDDEANPTKATTVAQKLVDSGVVAVVGHFNSGASIPASKIYSDAGIPQISPSSTNPKYTQQGFKTTFRVVAHDDQQGPVDAKFAVEKLGAKRIAVIDDSTAYGQGLADAFAATAKRLGAEIVAREHTTDKDTDFKAILTRIKGKNPDLVFFGGIDPQAGPMKKQMAELGIKAQLMGGDGMQTPNFIKLAGEAAEGAMASIPGLPKDKMPGGKEFLERFKQKFGVEVELFAPMAYDAVMVFADAMKRAGSTDPAKFLPEVGKTQYQGVIGPIAFDEKGDLKDGPITIYIVKNGQWEPLETVTPGDSPDKQAQAPAPPPAAAGTAKK, from the coding sequence ATGAGAAAAGCGCACCTCTTGCGTCTGCTGGTCATCGCCATGGCTGTGCTGGGACTTGCCGCTTGCGGCAAGAAAGAGGAAGCCCCTCCTTCTCCAGCGCAGGCGCCGGCACCGCCGCCGGCCCAGGAAGTGGTGGCCAAGATCGGGCTGGCCGCCCCCCTGACCGGTCCCCAGGCCCATATCGGCCAGGACATCAAGAACGGCGCCCAGTTGGCCATCGATGACTTGAACGCCCGGGGCGTCGAGATCGGCGGCAAGAGGGTGAAGTTCGAGCTGGTCGCCGAAGACGACGAGGCCAACCCCACCAAGGCCACCACGGTGGCGCAGAAGCTGGTCGATTCCGGCGTCGTGGCGGTGGTGGGCCACTTCAACTCCGGCGCCTCCATTCCCGCCTCCAAGATCTATTCCGACGCCGGCATCCCGCAGATCTCGCCCTCGTCCACGAACCCCAAGTACACGCAGCAAGGCTTCAAGACCACCTTCCGGGTGGTGGCCCATGACGACCAGCAGGGTCCGGTGGACGCCAAGTTCGCGGTGGAGAAGCTCGGCGCGAAGCGCATCGCGGTCATCGACGACTCGACCGCCTACGGCCAGGGGCTGGCGGATGCGTTCGCGGCCACGGCGAAGCGCTTGGGCGCGGAGATCGTGGCCCGGGAGCACACCACCGACAAGGACACCGATTTCAAGGCCATCCTCACCCGGATCAAGGGCAAGAATCCGGACCTGGTGTTCTTCGGCGGCATCGACCCCCAGGCCGGACCGATGAAGAAACAGATGGCGGAGTTGGGAATCAAGGCCCAGCTCATGGGCGGCGATGGCATGCAGACGCCCAATTTCATCAAACTGGCCGGGGAGGCGGCCGAAGGCGCCATGGCTTCCATCCCGGGCCTGCCCAAGGACAAGATGCCGGGCGGCAAGGAATTCCTCGAGCGCTTCAAGCAGAAGTTCGGCGTGGAGGTGGAGCTTTTCGCCCCCATGGCCTACGACGCGGTGATGGTGTTCGCCGACGCGATGAAGCGCGCCGGCTCCACCGATCCGGCCAAGTTCCTGCCGGAGGTGGGCAAGACCCAGTACCAAGGCGTCATCGGTCCCATCGCCTTCGACGAGAAGGGCGACCTCAAGGACGGCCCCATCACGATCTACATCGTCAAGAATGGCCAGTGGGAGCCCCTGGAGACGGTGACCCCCGGCGACAGCCCGGACAAGCAGGCGCAAGCGCCTGCCCCTCCGCCGGCAGCCGCCGGGACGGCCAAGAAATAA
- a CDS encoding branched-chain amino acid ABC transporter permease: MDVFLQQLINGLVLGSIYALVALGYTMVYGIIGLINFAHGDIVMVGALIAWTVCTALAATAAPAPLILLSAIGAAMVVCMALGVTIERVAYRPLRRSPRLAPLITAIGMSILLQYTAALIWSKQYLAMPQILQPTLYAIAGATFTDLQAFIFLLACALMAALAWFIKRTKLGKAMRATEQNRDVAGLMGIDVDRIIAFTFLLGSGLGAIAGVMVILYYGIGHYFMGFMLGLKAFTAAVLGGIGKVNGAMLGGMLLGVVEALASGYIGDLTGGWLGSNYRDIFAFLVLVLVLVLRPSGLIGGPPSERA; this comes from the coding sequence GTGGACGTCTTCCTTCAACAGCTCATCAACGGCCTGGTCCTCGGCAGCATCTACGCCCTCGTAGCGCTGGGCTACACCATGGTGTACGGGATCATCGGCCTCATCAACTTCGCCCACGGCGACATCGTGATGGTGGGGGCGCTCATCGCGTGGACCGTGTGTACCGCCTTGGCAGCCACCGCCGCGCCGGCGCCGCTCATCCTGCTTTCGGCGATCGGAGCAGCGATGGTCGTCTGCATGGCCCTCGGGGTCACCATCGAGCGGGTGGCCTACCGGCCGCTGCGGCGCTCGCCGCGCCTGGCGCCGCTCATCACCGCCATCGGCATGTCGATCCTGCTCCAGTACACCGCTGCGCTGATCTGGTCCAAGCAGTACCTGGCGATGCCCCAGATCCTCCAGCCCACCCTGTACGCCATCGCGGGGGCGACCTTCACAGACTTGCAGGCGTTCATCTTCCTGCTGGCCTGCGCCCTGATGGCGGCGCTCGCCTGGTTTATCAAGCGCACCAAGCTCGGCAAAGCCATGCGGGCCACCGAGCAGAACCGGGACGTGGCCGGGCTCATGGGCATCGATGTCGACCGCATCATCGCGTTCACTTTCTTGCTGGGTTCCGGGCTCGGCGCCATTGCCGGGGTCATGGTGATCCTGTACTACGGCATCGGGCACTACTTCATGGGGTTCATGCTGGGGCTGAAGGCCTTCACCGCCGCCGTGCTGGGAGGCATCGGCAAGGTGAACGGGGCCATGTTGGGCGGGATGCTGCTGGGGGTGGTGGAGGCCCTCGCCTCCGGCTACATCGGAGACCTGACCGGCGGCTGGCTGGGCAGCAATTACCGGGACATCTTCGCCTTCCTGGTGCTGGTGCTGGTGCTCGTGCTGCGCCCTTCGGGCTTGATCGGCGGGCCCCCCTCCGAGCGAGCATAA
- a CDS encoding ABC transporter permease subunit has protein sequence MTIFDLGHRRLRNRLLGLAGGLFLLVLPFAIDAVLGRTWVRIVDVALLYVMLALGLNIVVGFAGLLDLGYIAFFAVGAYSYALLASPQFDIHASFLVLLPLGALLAAVFGVLLGAPTLRLRGDYLAIVTLGFGEIIRIFLNNLNRPVNITNGPLGITLIDPISIGGFALNKTYTLGPLTVSPVHSYYYVFLLCAAASIFVSVRLQDSRIGRAWIAIREDEQAAKAMGINTRNVKLLAFAMGATFGGIAGGLFASFQGFISPESFTLLDSIMVLCMVVLGGMGNVWGVVLGAALLTALPEALRYVGPLQQAWFGQVFVDPSDLRMLMFGLALVLMMLFRPAGLWPSRIRSREFATAAE, from the coding sequence ATGACAATCTTCGACCTCGGCCATCGGCGCTTGCGCAACAGGCTGCTCGGCCTCGCAGGGGGGCTTTTTCTTCTCGTGCTGCCCTTTGCCATCGACGCCGTCTTGGGGCGTACCTGGGTGCGCATCGTGGATGTGGCGCTGCTGTACGTGATGCTGGCCCTGGGTCTCAACATCGTGGTGGGCTTCGCGGGGCTGTTGGACCTGGGCTACATCGCCTTTTTCGCGGTGGGCGCCTACAGTTACGCCCTCCTCGCCTCGCCTCAGTTCGACATCCACGCTTCCTTCCTGGTGCTGCTGCCGCTGGGGGCGCTCCTCGCGGCGGTGTTCGGGGTGCTGCTGGGCGCGCCCACCCTGCGATTGCGAGGTGACTACCTCGCCATTGTGACCCTGGGGTTTGGGGAGATCATCCGCATCTTTCTCAACAATCTGAACCGGCCCGTCAACATCACCAACGGTCCCCTGGGCATCACCCTCATCGATCCGATCTCGATCGGAGGCTTCGCCCTCAACAAGACCTATACGCTCGGTCCGCTCACGGTCTCACCGGTGCACAGCTACTACTACGTGTTCCTGCTGTGCGCGGCTGCGTCCATCTTCGTTTCGGTGCGGTTGCAGGATTCCCGTATCGGCCGGGCCTGGATCGCGATCCGCGAAGACGAGCAGGCGGCCAAAGCGATGGGCATCAACACGCGAAACGTGAAGCTTTTGGCTTTTGCCATGGGCGCCACCTTCGGCGGCATCGCGGGGGGTCTGTTCGCCTCCTTCCAGGGCTTCATCAGCCCGGAGAGCTTCACGCTGCTCGACTCCATCATGGTGCTCTGCATGGTGGTGCTGGGCGGCATGGGCAACGTCTGGGGCGTGGTGCTGGGGGCGGCGCTGCTCACGGCGCTGCCCGAAGCCCTGCGCTACGTGGGCCCGCTGCAACAAGCCTGGTTCGGACAGGTGTTTGTGGATCCCTCCGACCTGCGCATGCTCATGTTTGGGCTGGCGCTGGTGCTCATGATGCTGTTTCGGCCCGCCGGGCTGTGGCCGTCGCGGATCCGCAGCCGAGAGTTTGCCACCGCCGCCGAATGA
- a CDS encoding ABC transporter ATP-binding protein has translation MTALLEARGITKRFGGLEALAGVSLSVRKGEIYGLIGPNGAGKTTFFNVLTGFYPPDAGEFIFDGQRLDVRAPHEVAAAGIARTFQNIRLFAHMTALENVMVGRHVRSRAGVLGAVLRDRATRAEEAAIHERALALLKYVGIEHHANNLARNLPYGDQRKLEIARALALEPRLLALDEPAAGMNATETAQLMALLERIRHDGVTLLLIEHDVRLVMGLCDRVAVLDYGKKIAEGTPSEVQADPAVIEAYLGGSIA, from the coding sequence ATGACCGCGTTGCTCGAGGCCCGGGGCATCACCAAGCGCTTCGGCGGCCTGGAGGCCCTCGCCGGCGTTTCCCTGTCGGTGCGCAAGGGGGAGATCTACGGGCTGATCGGCCCCAACGGGGCCGGAAAAACGACGTTTTTCAACGTGCTCACCGGCTTCTACCCGCCAGATGCCGGCGAGTTCATCTTCGACGGCCAGCGCTTGGACGTGCGCGCACCGCACGAGGTAGCCGCCGCCGGCATCGCCCGCACTTTCCAGAACATTCGCCTGTTCGCCCACATGACCGCGCTGGAAAACGTCATGGTGGGCCGGCACGTGCGCTCCCGCGCCGGGGTCCTCGGCGCGGTGTTGCGCGACCGGGCCACCCGGGCCGAGGAGGCGGCCATTCACGAGCGGGCCCTGGCGCTCCTTAAGTACGTGGGCATCGAGCACCACGCCAACAACCTGGCCCGCAATCTCCCCTACGGCGACCAGCGGAAGCTGGAGATCGCCCGGGCGCTGGCCCTGGAACCCCGGTTGCTCGCCCTGGATGAGCCGGCCGCGGGCATGAACGCCACCGAGACGGCGCAGCTCATGGCGCTGCTGGAACGCATTCGCCACGACGGCGTCACGCTGCTATTGATCGAGCACGATGTCAGGCTGGTGATGGGGTTGTGCGACCGGGTGGCGGTCCTGGACTACGGCAAGAAGATCGCCGAAGGCACGCCGTCGGAAGTCCAGGCGGACCCCGCCGTCATCGAGGCCTACCTCGGCGGGAGCATCGCGTGA